In one Pygocentrus nattereri isolate fPygNat1 chromosome 21, fPygNat1.pri, whole genome shotgun sequence genomic region, the following are encoded:
- the LOC108444088 gene encoding olfactory receptor class A-like protein 1, with protein sequence MDAEFLARGLLYLSLAVFGVPGNCAVISAFLLALHREGRLLPADAIVLHLASTNLLVVGVRCVLETLATFRIANVFDDAGCKGVIFIYRTSRALSIWLTFVLSSYQCLSIAPPGSRWATARSLFAQYLWVIFLAVWVINISISGPSAVFSVGAKNDTKLMENSINVQFCFVSFPSAYTKDANGAAQTVRDVVPMSLMTTASFVILIFLYRHSRQVKGLRSGAGGGGGGGGGGASAERRAAITVVTLVTLYVLMYGVDNGLWVYTLTVRQTLSSALLSDLRIFFSSLFAAISPIVIIVSNKKVKKHLQCGGEEKAAAGPETTLSTA encoded by the exons ATGGACGCTGAGTTTCTGGCCCGCGGGCTGCTGTATCTCTCTCTGGCCGTGTTTGGTGTTCCGGGAAACTGCGCCGTAATTTCGGCCTTCCTGCTGGCGCTGCACCGTGAGGGCCGCCTCCTGCCGGCCGACGCCATCGTCCTGCACCTGGcgtccacaaacctgctggTGGTGGGCGTCCGCTGTGTGCTGGAAACACTCGCCACCTTCCGCATCGCTAATGTCTTCGACGACGCCGGCTGCAAGGGTGTCATCTTCATCTACag GACGTCCCGTGCACTCTCCATCTGGCTGACCTTCGTGCTGAGCAGCTATCAGTGCCTGAGCATCGCGCCTCCTGGCTCTCGCTGGGCGACTGCCCGCTCTCTCTTCGCCCAGTATTTATGGGTCATCTTCCTGGCAGTGTGGGTCATCAACATCTCCATCAGTGGCCCTTCTGCGGTCTTCTCCGTGGGGGCGAAGAACGACACCAAGCTAATGGAGAACAGCATAAACGTCCAGTTTTGTTTCGTCAGTTTCCCGTCCGCTTACACTAAAGACGCTAACGGCGCAGCTCAGACGGTCAGGGACGTCGTCCCGATGTCGCTAATGACCACTGCTAGCTTCGTCATCCTCATCTTTCTCTATCGCCACAGCCGACAGGTCAAAGGTCTCCGCAGCggtgcaggaggaggaggaggaggaggaggaggcgggGCTTCAGCTGAGCGCCGGGCGGCAATTACCGTGGTGACTCTGGTGACACTGTACGTGCTAATGTACGGAGTGGACAACGGGCTGTGGGTTTACACGCTAACGGTCAGGCAGACTTTGTCGTCCGCGCTGCTCTCGGACCTGCGGATCTTCTTCTCGTCGCTCTTCGCCGCCATCAGCCCCATCGTCATCATCGTCTCTAATAAGAAAGTGAAGAAGCATCTGCAGTGCGGCGGAGAGGAAAAGGCCGCGGCGGGTCCCGAAACAACACTCTCAACGGCTTAA